CCACATCTGCTGACCCCTACAGGGAGTACGTCGAGGGGCTCATAGCGCGTTCAACGGTGACCTGGAAGGATATAGGTGGGCTTGAGGAGGTAAAGAAGCTGATAGCGAGGAACGTCGCGCTGGCCTTGGCTGAGAAGCCGGCACCGATAAAGCCGTGGAAGGGTATCCTCCTCTTCGGGCCGCCAGGAACGGGTAAGACCCTTTTAGCATCGGCCGCCGCCGGGAGCCTAAACGCCACCTTCTTCAACGTGAAGGCCTCCGACGTTCTGAGCAAGTATTACGGCGAGAGCTCCAAGATAGTCTCAGCTTTATACGCGCTGGCGAGGGAGAGGGCTCCGAGTATCGTTTTCATGGACGAGATAGACGCCCTGACAGTGAAGAGGGAGGGCTCTCACGAAGCGACCCGAAGAACCCTCGCAACGCTCCTCAGCGAGCTTGACGGCTTCAAGGGACAGGAAGATGTTCCAGTCCTGACGCTGGCTTCTACAAACACCCCGTGGGATTTGGATGAGGCAGTCCTCTCAAGGTTCCCGCTCAGGGTTTACGTGCCACTCCCAGATAAAGAAGCAACGAAGGAGATCATCAAGATCAACACGCGCGGACTGGACATTTCAAGGCTTGACTTGGATACAATAGCCGAGGAGAGCGTGAAGAGGCTCTATTCGGGCAGGGAAATCTCAGGACTCTGCAATTTAGCAATCCACAACATGCTCGACGAGATGAACCCTGAACTTTCAGACCTCGACGCAATCTCAAGGGGCGAGAGGCTGAAGCTGGAGGTAAGACCGCTTGAGATGAGAGACTTCGAGGAGGCGTTCAAGAAGATCAAGAGCCCGCTGACGAGGAAGGAGATCGAGCGCTATGAAAAGTGGGCGGAGGAGTTCGGAGGATAAATCTTAACCCCTTATTATGTTAGTATAAGAAAGATGAAAGTCGTCTTCAAAGACTAAAGGTTTTTATGACTTAGAGTTTTTCATGATATGTTCAGTAGAAACAGATGAGATCTGTCCAAGGAGGGATAAAGTTGAATGCGAAAGGAAAAGTGAGCCTTCTGATTATCCTGCTGATATTAAGCACAGTAGTTCCACGGGGTCACTACATAAAAGGAGACTATATTGAGGACACTATAGAAAAGGATACACTCAAAATCGCAATGCCCACTCTAGACGGAAACCTCTTTATGAGCGTTTTCAATCCATCTCCCAGTGGGATTGAAGACATAAACTCGGTTAGAGTCTGGTACTTCCTCCATGAACCCCCATACGTAATCGGTCCAGACGCCCAATATCACAACTACCGGTGCAGGCTCGTTGACGTCAAGACTAATGTTACAGTTCCAAGCGATGCAATAATATGGAACGGTAGTCAGGCACGCTGGGTCGCCCCATATACAGGAAAGAAAGCGAAAAGTGCCGTTACCTGGGAGTGCGGCCTTGGCCAGTGGGCGGATGGACAGCCCATAACCCTCGCTGACTTCCTCTTTGACTACGCCATGACTTGGGAGTGGGCATACCAAGACAGCAAAAACGACCCGTACTACGACCAGGCTTGGGCCAACAACTGGCAGGGCATCCTCTCCCTCGTTAAGGGTCTTAAGGTTGACAAGGTCACTAACGATTACGTTGAGTACACCATCTACCAGGACTTCTACGTCCCATACGACTATTGGAGTACGGCAGTTGGGAACTTCATGGAATACCCAAAAATACCATGGGAGCTTTATAACGTCCTCAGCGAGTCCGTTGCCCATGGCGTTAACGGCAAGACGTTCTCCTGGAGCACATCCACTGGTGTCGACTACCAGCTCAACATGATCGACCCCGCCCAGGCTCCATACTTTAAGGCTGAGGCCCAGAAGCTCCTCAACGGCGGTAATATGATCCCAATGTGGCTCCAGACACTATTGCCATGGCTTTACCAATGGGGTATCACAAAGGAACAGGCTGGTATAACCGACAGCATGGCAAAAGCAGGTTACAATGCCGTTATTAATTGGGTTAACAGCTA
The sequence above is a segment of the Thermococcus sp. Bubb.Bath genome. Coding sequences within it:
- a CDS encoding 26S protease regulatory subunit → MKTAELYMSLFEECRGEYEKAVRAGRRDEAKALALRCASVLLKLAEKNPRMAELYIARAEEWERKAEELEKRPEPEKRETLPAGKGSTTTSADPYREYVEGLIARSTVTWKDIGGLEEVKKLIARNVALALAEKPAPIKPWKGILLFGPPGTGKTLLASAAAGSLNATFFNVKASDVLSKYYGESSKIVSALYALARERAPSIVFMDEIDALTVKREGSHEATRRTLATLLSELDGFKGQEDVPVLTLASTNTPWDLDEAVLSRFPLRVYVPLPDKEATKEIIKINTRGLDISRLDLDTIAEESVKRLYSGREISGLCNLAIHNMLDEMNPELSDLDAISRGERLKLEVRPLEMRDFEEAFKKIKSPLTRKEIERYEKWAEEFGG